A genomic window from Streptomyces sp. NBC_00234 includes:
- the lpdA gene encoding dihydrolipoyl dehydrogenase encodes MANDASTVFDLVILGGGSGGYAAALRGAQLGLEVALIEKGKVGGTCLHNGCIPTKALLHAGEIADQAREAGQFGVKATFEGIDIEAVHKYKDEVISGLYKGLQGLIASRKVHYIEGEGRLSSPTSVDVNGERITGRHVLLATGSVPKSLPGLEIDGNRVISSDHALKLDRVPKSAIILGGGVIGVEFASAWKSFGTDVTIIEGLKHLVPVEDENSSKLLERAFRKRGIKFNLGTFFDKAEYTQDGVRVTLADGKTFEAEVLLVAIGRGPVSQGLGYEEAGVAMDRGYVLVDEYMQTNVPTVSAVGDLAPTLQLAHVGFAEGILVAERLAGLKTVPIDYDGVPKVTYCHPEVASVGISEAKAKEIYGADKVVALKYNLAGNGKSKILKTAGEIKLVQVKDGAVVGVHMVGDRMGEQVGEAQLIYNWEALPAEVAQLIHAHPTQSEALGEAHLALAGKPLHSHD; translated from the coding sequence GTGGCGAACGACGCCAGCACCGTTTTCGACCTAGTGATCCTCGGCGGTGGTAGCGGCGGTTACGCCGCGGCCCTGCGCGGAGCGCAGCTGGGTCTGGAAGTCGCCCTGATCGAGAAGGGCAAGGTCGGCGGCACCTGCCTGCACAACGGCTGCATTCCCACGAAGGCGCTGCTGCACGCCGGCGAGATCGCCGACCAGGCCCGCGAGGCCGGTCAGTTCGGCGTGAAGGCCACCTTCGAGGGCATCGACATCGAGGCCGTCCACAAGTACAAGGACGAGGTGATCTCGGGCCTGTACAAGGGTCTGCAGGGTCTCATCGCCTCGCGCAAGGTGCACTACATCGAGGGTGAGGGACGTCTCTCCTCCCCCACCTCCGTGGACGTCAACGGCGAGCGCATCACGGGCCGGCACGTCCTGCTGGCGACCGGCTCCGTGCCGAAGTCGCTGCCGGGCCTGGAGATCGACGGCAACCGCGTCATCTCCTCGGACCACGCGCTGAAGCTGGACCGCGTACCGAAGTCCGCGATCATCCTGGGCGGCGGCGTGATCGGCGTCGAGTTCGCCTCGGCGTGGAAGTCCTTCGGCACCGACGTCACGATCATCGAGGGCCTGAAGCACCTGGTCCCGGTCGAGGACGAGAACAGCTCGAAGCTTCTTGAGCGCGCGTTCCGCAAGCGTGGCATCAAGTTCAACCTCGGCACCTTCTTCGACAAGGCCGAGTACACGCAGGACGGCGTCCGCGTGACCCTCGCCGACGGCAAGACCTTCGAGGCCGAGGTGCTTCTGGTCGCCATCGGCCGCGGCCCGGTCTCGCAGGGCCTGGGCTACGAGGAGGCCGGCGTCGCGATGGACCGCGGTTACGTCCTCGTCGACGAGTACATGCAGACCAACGTCCCGACCGTCTCGGCGGTGGGCGACCTGGCCCCGACCCTCCAGCTCGCCCACGTCGGCTTCGCCGAGGGCATCCTGGTGGCGGAGCGGCTGGCCGGTCTCAAGACGGTGCCGATCGACTACGACGGCGTGCCGAAGGTGACGTACTGCCACCCCGAGGTCGCCTCCGTCGGTATCTCCGAGGCCAAGGCCAAGGAGATCTACGGTGCGGACAAGGTCGTCGCCCTCAAGTACAACCTCGCGGGCAACGGCAAGAGCAAGATCCTGAAGACCGCGGGCGAGATCAAGCTCGTCCAGGTCAAGGACGGTGCCGTGGTCGGCGTCCACATGGTCGGTGACCGTATGGGCGAGCAGGTCGGCGAAGCGCAGCTGATCTACAACTGGGAGGCGCTGCCCGCCGAGGTCGCGCAGCTCATCCACGCCCACCCGACGCAGAGCGAGGCGCTCGGCGAGGCTCACCTGGCCCTGGCCGGCAAGCCCCTCCACTCCCACGACTGA
- the sucB gene encoding 2-oxoglutarate dehydrogenase, E2 component, dihydrolipoamide succinyltransferase — MSVSVTLPALGESVTEGTVTRWLKAEGERVEADEPLLEVSTDKVDTEIPAPAAGILASIKVAEDETVEVGAELAVIDDGSGAPAAAPAAEAPAAEAAAPAPAAEAPAAPAPAAEAPAAAPAAAASGTDVTLPALGESVTEGTVTRWLKEVGEEVTEDEPLLEVSTDKVDTEIPAPVSGVLLEIVVAEDETAEVGAKLAVIGAAGAAPAAAPAPAAAPAAAPAPAPAAPAAPAAAPAPAAPAPAPAPAPVAPAAPAAAPAPVAAPAPVTPAPAAQAAPSGDDGAYVTPLVRKLAAENGVDLGAVKGTGVGGRIRKQDVVAAAEAAKAAAAAPAPAAAAPAAKAPALEASPLRGQTVKMTRMRKVIGDNMMKALHSQAQLTSVLEVDITKLMKLRNQAKASFAAREGVKLSPMPFFVKAAAQALKAHPVVNARINEDEGTITYFDSENIGIAVDAEKGLMTPVIKGAGDLNIAGIAKKTAELAGKARGGGLTPDDMSGATFTISNTGSRGALFDTVIVPPNQAAILGIGATVRRPVVINHPDLGETIAVRDMTYLSLSYDHRLVDGADAARYLTTVKAILEAGEFEVELGL; from the coding sequence ATGTCGGTTTCCGTAACCCTTCCGGCGCTCGGCGAGAGCGTCACCGAGGGCACTGTCACCCGCTGGCTGAAGGCCGAGGGCGAGCGCGTCGAGGCCGACGAGCCGCTGCTCGAGGTCTCGACCGACAAGGTCGACACCGAGATCCCGGCGCCCGCCGCCGGCATCCTCGCGTCCATCAAGGTCGCCGAGGACGAGACCGTCGAGGTCGGCGCCGAGCTGGCCGTCATCGACGACGGTTCGGGCGCACCCGCCGCCGCTCCGGCCGCCGAGGCCCCCGCGGCCGAGGCTGCCGCTCCGGCTCCGGCCGCCGAGGCCCCCGCGGCTCCGGCCCCGGCTGCCGAGGCTCCGGCCGCCGCTCCGGCCGCCGCCGCCTCCGGCACCGACGTCACCCTCCCCGCGCTCGGTGAGAGCGTCACCGAGGGCACCGTCACCCGCTGGCTGAAGGAGGTCGGCGAGGAGGTCACGGAGGACGAGCCCCTGCTCGAGGTCTCCACGGACAAGGTCGACACCGAGATCCCGGCCCCGGTTTCCGGTGTGCTGCTGGAGATCGTCGTCGCCGAGGACGAGACCGCCGAGGTCGGCGCGAAGCTCGCCGTCATCGGTGCGGCAGGTGCTGCCCCGGCCGCCGCTCCGGCTCCGGCCGCTGCTCCGGCCGCCGCTCCGGCACCGGCTCCGGCCGCCCCCGCGGCGCCCGCCGCCGCTCCGGCCCCCGCCGCCCCGGCTCCGGCTCCGGCTCCCGCCCCGGTGGCGCCCGCCGCCCCGGCCGCGGCTCCGGCACCGGTCGCCGCTCCGGCCCCCGTCACCCCGGCACCGGCCGCCCAGGCCGCGCCTTCCGGTGACGACGGCGCGTACGTCACGCCGCTGGTCCGCAAGCTCGCCGCCGAGAACGGTGTCGACCTGGGCGCGGTCAAGGGCACCGGTGTCGGTGGCCGTATCCGCAAGCAGGACGTCGTCGCCGCCGCGGAGGCCGCCAAGGCCGCCGCTGCCGCGCCGGCTCCGGCCGCCGCGGCTCCGGCCGCCAAGGCGCCGGCGCTCGAGGCGTCCCCGCTGCGCGGTCAGACGGTCAAGATGACCCGCATGCGCAAGGTCATCGGCGACAACATGATGAAGGCGCTGCACTCGCAGGCCCAGCTGACCTCGGTGCTCGAGGTCGACATCACCAAGCTGATGAAGCTGCGCAACCAGGCGAAGGCATCCTTCGCCGCCCGTGAGGGCGTCAAGCTGTCCCCGATGCCGTTCTTCGTGAAGGCGGCGGCCCAGGCGCTGAAGGCCCACCCGGTCGTCAACGCCCGGATCAACGAGGACGAAGGCACCATCACGTACTTCGACTCGGAGAACATCGGCATCGCCGTGGACGCCGAGAAGGGCCTGATGACCCCGGTCATCAAGGGTGCGGGCGACCTGAACATCGCCGGTATCGCGAAGAAGACCGCCGAGCTGGCCGGCAAGGCCCGCGGTGGCGGCCTGACCCCGGACGACATGTCCGGTGCCACCTTCACGATCAGCAACACCGGTTCGCGCGGTGCGCTGTTCGACACCGTCATCGTGCCCCCGAACCAGGCAGCCATCCTGGGCATCGGTGCCACGGTCCGTCGTCCGGTGGTCATCAACCACCCGGACCTCGGCGAGACGATCGCGGTGCGCGACATGACGTACCTCTCGCTCTCCTACGACCACCGTCTGGTGGACGGCGCGGACGCCGCCCGTTACCTGACCACGGTCAAGGCGATCCTGGAAGCCGGTGAGTTCGAGGTCGAGCTCGGCCTCTGA
- a CDS encoding GntR family transcriptional regulator, with protein MTPPVVHSLREQIREHIVDGIVSGRWKPGERIVERRIATELEVSQTPVREALRELETLRLIESAPNKGVRVRNLTAADLEESYPVRAGLEQIAAELAAPGLGDDCSALTPHVAALYEADRLADGEAQVRHTVAFHREMVRAAGNAVLLHTWEGLGIEVFTALSIRWLGTVQKSYAEEHEALIEAFLRKDPQIGVLVKEHVLGCAPRA; from the coding sequence ATGACCCCGCCCGTCGTCCACTCGCTGCGCGAACAGATCCGCGAGCACATCGTGGACGGGATCGTCAGCGGGCGCTGGAAGCCGGGCGAGCGGATCGTGGAGCGCCGCATCGCCACCGAGCTCGAGGTGAGCCAGACCCCCGTCCGGGAGGCTCTGCGCGAGCTGGAGACCCTCCGCCTGATCGAATCGGCGCCCAACAAGGGCGTCCGGGTACGGAATCTGACCGCGGCCGACCTGGAGGAGAGCTACCCCGTACGGGCGGGCCTGGAGCAGATCGCGGCGGAGCTGGCGGCCCCCGGCCTGGGCGACGACTGCTCGGCGCTGACGCCCCACGTGGCGGCCCTGTACGAGGCGGACCGGCTGGCCGACGGCGAGGCCCAGGTGCGGCACACGGTGGCCTTCCACCGGGAGATGGTGCGGGCCGCCGGGAACGCCGTACTGCTGCACACCTGGGAGGGGCTGGGCATCGAGGTGTTCACGGCGCTGTCGATCCGCTGGCTGGGCACGGTCCAGAAGTCGTACGCGGAGGAGCACGAGGCGCTCATCGAGGCGTTCCTGCGGAAGGACCCGCAGATCGGCGTGCTGGTGAAGGAACACGTCCTGGGCTGCGCGCCCCGCGCGTAG
- the aceE gene encoding pyruvate dehydrogenase (acetyl-transferring), homodimeric type, producing MTDPVGKLPSELDQLPDRDPEETAEWAASLDAVTKAAGPHRAAYLMRRSLQHAEGAGLALPKLLETDYVNSIPTAAEPDFDGDLEMESRITAWNRWNAAAMVTRGARFGVGGHIATFASAAWLYETGFNHFFRGKEGDGSGDQLYIQGHASPGIYARAFLDGRLSEQQLDNFRQEAGGEGLPSYPHPRRLPWLWEFPTVSMGLGPLSAIYQARFNRYLANRNIKDTSNSHVWAFLGDGEMDEPESTAALALAAREQLDNLTFVINCNLQRLDGPVRANFRVVQELEGAFRGAGWNVVKTLWGNAWDELFQLDTTGALVRRLREVPDAQFQTYATRDVAYIREHFFGAEPALAELAKLLSDAKIAECFYTSRGGHEARKVYAAYKAAVEHKGAPTVILAQTVKGYTLGKGFESKNANHQMKKLSADEFKDMRELLGLPIPDSAFTDGLVPYGHPGADSPEVRYLQERRAALGGPAPARRVHAVALPEPEERAFKALYKGSGKQEMATTMAFVRLAKDLMRDKETGKRWVPIVPDEARTFGMESLFPSAGIYSPLGQTYEPVDRDQLMYYKEAKDGQILNEGITEAGAMADFIAASTSYATHGETMIPFYIFYSMFGWQRTGDQMWQLADQLGKGFIVGATAGRTTLTGEGLQHADGHSHLIASTNPASLNYDPAFAYEIAVIVKDGLRRMYGPEAENVFYYLTVYNEPKQQPAMPEGVEDGIVKGLYRFKEGTPASADAPRLQLLASGTAIHWALEAQELLAADWGVTADVWSATSWGELRREALLADEAILHGEQRVPYVTQALSGAPGPVLAVSDWMRAVPDQISQWVEQDWSSLGTDGFGLSDTREAARRHFGVDAQSVAVAALAQLARRGEVPASAVKEARERYGL from the coding sequence ATGACCGACCCCGTAGGAAAGCTTCCGAGCGAGCTCGACCAGCTCCCGGACCGTGACCCCGAGGAGACCGCTGAATGGGCGGCCTCCCTCGACGCCGTCACCAAGGCCGCCGGCCCGCACCGCGCCGCGTACCTCATGCGGCGCTCGCTCCAGCACGCCGAGGGTGCCGGTCTCGCGCTGCCCAAGCTGCTGGAGACCGATTACGTCAACTCCATCCCGACCGCCGCGGAGCCCGACTTCGACGGTGACCTGGAGATGGAGTCCCGCATCACCGCGTGGAACCGCTGGAACGCGGCGGCCATGGTGACCCGTGGCGCCCGCTTCGGCGTCGGCGGCCACATCGCCACCTTCGCCTCGGCCGCCTGGCTGTACGAGACCGGCTTCAACCACTTCTTCCGCGGCAAGGAGGGGGACGGCTCCGGCGACCAGCTCTACATCCAGGGCCACGCCTCCCCCGGCATCTACGCCCGCGCATTCCTCGACGGCCGGCTCAGCGAGCAGCAGCTCGACAACTTCCGCCAGGAGGCGGGCGGCGAGGGTCTGCCCTCCTACCCGCACCCGCGGCGGCTGCCCTGGCTGTGGGAGTTCCCCACCGTGTCGATGGGCCTCGGCCCGCTCTCGGCCATCTACCAGGCGCGCTTCAACCGCTATCTGGCCAACCGCAACATCAAGGACACGTCGAACTCGCACGTCTGGGCCTTCCTCGGCGACGGCGAGATGGACGAGCCCGAGTCGACCGCGGCCCTCGCCCTCGCGGCCCGTGAGCAGCTCGACAACCTGACCTTCGTGATCAACTGCAACCTGCAGCGCCTCGACGGCCCGGTCCGCGCCAACTTCCGCGTGGTCCAGGAGCTGGAAGGCGCGTTCCGCGGGGCCGGCTGGAACGTCGTCAAGACGCTCTGGGGCAACGCCTGGGACGAGCTGTTCCAGCTGGACACCACGGGTGCGCTGGTACGCCGGCTCCGGGAGGTCCCGGACGCGCAGTTCCAGACGTACGCCACCCGCGACGTCGCGTACATCCGCGAGCACTTCTTCGGCGCCGAGCCCGCGCTCGCCGAGCTGGCCAAGCTGCTCAGCGACGCGAAGATCGCCGAGTGTTTCTACACCTCGCGCGGCGGCCACGAGGCCCGCAAGGTCTACGCGGCGTACAAGGCGGCCGTCGAGCACAAGGGCGCGCCGACCGTGATCCTCGCGCAGACGGTGAAGGGCTACACGCTCGGCAAGGGCTTCGAGTCCAAGAACGCCAACCACCAGATGAAGAAGCTGTCGGCCGACGAGTTCAAGGACATGCGCGAACTCCTCGGTCTGCCCATCCCGGACAGTGCCTTCACCGACGGCCTGGTGCCCTACGGTCACCCGGGCGCCGACTCCCCCGAGGTCCGCTACCTCCAGGAGCGCCGTGCCGCACTCGGCGGCCCCGCTCCGGCCCGTCGCGTGCACGCGGTGGCGCTTCCGGAGCCGGAGGAGCGCGCGTTCAAGGCCCTGTACAAGGGGTCCGGCAAACAGGAGATGGCCACCACCATGGCGTTCGTGCGCCTGGCCAAGGACCTGATGCGGGACAAGGAGACCGGCAAGCGCTGGGTGCCGATCGTCCCGGACGAGGCGCGCACCTTCGGCATGGAGTCGCTGTTCCCGTCGGCCGGTATCTACTCGCCGCTGGGCCAGACGTACGAGCCGGTCGACCGTGACCAGCTGATGTACTACAAGGAAGCCAAGGACGGCCAGATCCTCAACGAGGGGATCACCGAGGCCGGGGCCATGGCGGACTTCATCGCCGCGTCGACGTCGTACGCGACGCACGGCGAGACGATGATCCCGTTCTACATCTTCTACTCGATGTTCGGCTGGCAGCGGACCGGCGACCAGATGTGGCAGCTCGCCGACCAGCTCGGCAAGGGCTTCATCGTCGGCGCCACGGCCGGCCGGACGACGCTGACGGGAGAGGGCCTCCAGCACGCGGACGGCCACTCGCACCTGATCGCCTCCACGAACCCCGCGTCGCTCAACTACGACCCGGCGTTCGCGTACGAGATCGCGGTGATCGTCAAGGACGGTCTGCGCCGGATGTACGGCCCCGAGGCCGAGAACGTCTTCTACTACCTGACGGTCTACAACGAGCCGAAGCAGCAGCCCGCGATGCCGGAAGGCGTCGAGGACGGCATCGTCAAGGGCCTGTACCGCTTCAAGGAGGGCACGCCCGCGAGCGCGGACGCGCCGCGGCTCCAGCTGCTCGCCTCCGGTACGGCGATCCACTGGGCCCTGGAGGCACAGGAACTGCTGGCCGCCGACTGGGGTGTCACGGCCGACGTCTGGTCCGCGACCTCCTGGGGCGAGCTGCGGCGCGAGGCACTGCTCGCCGACGAGGCGATACTCCACGGCGAGCAGCGGGTGCCCTACGTCACCCAGGCGCTCTCCGGCGCGCCGGGCCCCGTGCTCGCCGTCAGCGACTGGATGCGTGCGGTCCCGGACCAGATCAGCCAGTGGGTGGAGCAGGACTGGTCCTCGCTCGGCACGGACGGCTTCGGTCTCTCCGACACGCGTGAGGCGGCCCGCCGGCACTTCGGCGTCGACGCCCAGTCGGTCGCGGTCGCGGCGCTGGCGCAGCTGGCCCGTCGTGGCGAGGTCCCCGCGTCCGCGGTGAAGGAGGCCCGGGAGCGGTACGGACTCTGA
- a CDS encoding helix-turn-helix transcriptional regulator, with the protein MRAARLIKMVLLLQSRPSMTAAQLAQELEVSERTVARDAQALSEAGVPVYAERGRAGGYRLVGGYRTRLTGLARHEAEALFLSGLPSALREMGLDDAASAARLKVSAALLPSLRDASASAAQRFHLDAPGWYQEPVTPELLPAVAEAVWDDRVVRARYRSAGAEGDVERELSPYGLVLKGGIWYLCARVQDTFRVYRIDRFSAVAVTAERFVRDEDFDLPGFWDAHSTQFARSILRTEVTVRVSPAGARRLAYTVDRAAAQEALERADPPGADGWSTVTLPVESLDIAYGQLLALGPELEVLEPAALRGRFSNAAERLRDLYR; encoded by the coding sequence ATGCGCGCTGCCCGGCTCATCAAGATGGTGCTGCTCCTCCAGTCCCGGCCCTCCATGACCGCCGCCCAGCTGGCCCAGGAGCTGGAGGTGTCGGAGCGGACGGTCGCCCGGGACGCCCAGGCACTGTCCGAGGCGGGGGTGCCCGTGTACGCGGAGCGGGGGCGGGCCGGGGGGTACCGGCTCGTCGGCGGGTACCGGACCCGGCTCACCGGCCTCGCCCGCCACGAGGCAGAGGCGCTCTTCCTGTCCGGGCTGCCGTCCGCCCTGCGCGAGATGGGGCTCGACGACGCCGCGTCCGCCGCCCGGCTCAAGGTGTCGGCGGCGCTTCTCCCCTCGCTGCGGGACGCCTCCGCCTCCGCCGCCCAGCGCTTCCACCTGGACGCCCCCGGCTGGTACCAGGAGCCCGTGACCCCCGAACTCCTGCCCGCTGTCGCGGAGGCCGTCTGGGACGACCGGGTCGTACGGGCCCGGTACCGCAGCGCCGGTGCCGAGGGAGACGTGGAGCGGGAGCTGAGCCCGTACGGGCTCGTCCTGAAGGGCGGGATCTGGTACCTCTGCGCCCGTGTGCAGGACACGTTCCGGGTGTACCGGATCGACCGCTTCTCGGCCGTCGCGGTGACCGCCGAACGCTTCGTACGTGACGAGGACTTCGATCTGCCGGGGTTCTGGGACGCGCACTCGACGCAGTTCGCGCGGTCGATCCTCCGTACCGAGGTGACCGTACGGGTGTCCCCGGCGGGAGCCCGGCGCCTGGCGTACACGGTCGACCGGGCGGCAGCCCAGGAGGCACTGGAGCGGGCGGATCCGCCCGGCGCGGACGGGTGGTCCACGGTCACCCTGCCCGTGGAGTCGCTCGACATCGCGTACGGCCAGCTGCTGGCGCTCGGCCCCGAGCTGGAAGTCCTCGAACCGGCCGCCCTGCGCGGCCGGTTCTCGAACGCCGCCGAACGTCTGCGCGATCTGTATCGCTGA
- a CDS encoding DUF4240 domain-containing protein, with product MDETEFWEIIDSTREAAEGDPEDHADLLVERLVQLDPDSVLDFARHFEARYNRAYRWDLWGAAAVLLGGASDDAFDYFRCWLIGQGREVFEGAVHDPDGLAELLDDFDEQFDGDGEDLGYAADEAYEQLTGVVAPDLGIPPQATDPEGVPFSLEDDSALAARFPSLWDRFGTP from the coding sequence ATGGACGAGACGGAGTTCTGGGAGATCATCGACAGCACCCGCGAGGCCGCCGAGGGCGACCCCGAGGACCATGCCGATCTGCTCGTCGAACGGCTGGTGCAGCTCGACCCCGACTCCGTGCTGGATTTCGCCCGGCACTTCGAGGCCCGCTACAACCGCGCCTACCGCTGGGATCTGTGGGGCGCCGCCGCCGTCCTGCTCGGCGGGGCGAGCGACGACGCCTTCGACTACTTCCGCTGCTGGCTGATCGGCCAGGGCCGGGAGGTGTTCGAGGGGGCGGTGCACGATCCGGACGGCCTCGCCGAACTCCTCGACGACTTCGACGAGCAGTTCGACGGGGACGGCGAGGATCTCGGCTACGCCGCCGACGAGGCGTACGAACAGCTCACCGGAGTGGTCGCACCGGACCTCGGCATTCCGCCCCAGGCCACCGACCCGGAGGGCGTGCCCTTCAGCCTGGAGGACGACTCCGCGCTGGCCGCGCGCTTCCCCTCGCTCTGGGACCGCTTCGGCACCCCCTGA
- a CDS encoding SDR family NAD(P)-dependent oxidoreductase: MNRYEGRRTLITGGGSGIGQATVHRVLAEGGRVVAADVSEAGLAATYATAVANGTADRLTTTVLDISDETAVRAGVAGAVAALGGLDVLVNAAGILRSEHTHRTTLDFFNTIIAVNLTGTFLMIREAIPALLAGDKPVVVNFSSTSASFAHPYMAAYAASKGGIQSMTHALASEYSKQGLRVVAVAPGSISSDMTSGNGPGLPADADLSLFMKLTPALGEGFASPDTVAGVVAMLGSEDGAFITGTEIRIDGGTHY; encoded by the coding sequence ATGAACCGTTATGAAGGCCGCCGCACGCTCATCACCGGGGGCGGCTCCGGCATCGGACAGGCCACCGTCCACCGCGTCCTCGCCGAAGGCGGCCGTGTCGTCGCCGCGGACGTCAGCGAGGCCGGTCTCGCCGCCACGTACGCGACCGCTGTCGCGAACGGCACGGCGGACCGCCTCACCACGACGGTCCTCGACATCTCGGACGAGACGGCGGTCCGCGCGGGCGTCGCCGGGGCCGTCGCCGCGCTCGGCGGCCTCGACGTCCTGGTCAACGCGGCCGGAATCCTGCGCTCCGAGCACACGCACCGGACGACGCTCGACTTCTTCAACACGATCATCGCGGTCAACCTCACGGGCACCTTCCTGATGATCCGCGAGGCGATACCGGCGCTCCTGGCCGGTGACAAGCCGGTCGTCGTGAACTTCTCGTCCACCTCGGCGAGTTTCGCGCACCCCTACATGGCGGCGTACGCGGCCAGCAAGGGCGGCATCCAGTCGATGACCCACGCCCTGGCGAGCGAGTACAGCAAGCAGGGGCTGCGCGTGGTGGCCGTCGCGCCCGGCTCGATCTCCTCCGACATGACGAGCGGCAACGGCCCGGGCCTGCCCGCCGACGCCGACCTCTCCCTCTTCATGAAGCTCACCCCCGCGCTCGGCGAGGGCTTCGCCAGCCCGGACACGGTGGCGGGCGTCGTCGCGATGCTCGGCTCCGAGGACGGAGCCTTCATCACCGGCACGGAGATCCGGATCGACGGAGGCACCCACTACTGA
- a CDS encoding TetR family transcriptional regulator, translated as MSAQQQSLTERRKAATQLDIARAAAALFAERGPDATTAEDIAHRAGVALRTFYRYFRSKQDAVGPLLSGGAERWRALLEAAEPGAPLLGVLEQAVTDALAAPDDRAAEQLIGTRGLLRAAASDPALRAVWYRVNQDSEERLLPVLTRLAGPDADELEVRLAAAAATDAVRVALESWAKTEAPAAGPGSPAELAVRCLHELMGGMRLFRP; from the coding sequence ATGAGCGCTCAGCAGCAGTCCCTCACCGAACGCCGCAAGGCCGCGACCCAGCTGGACATCGCCCGCGCGGCTGCGGCGCTCTTCGCCGAGCGCGGGCCGGACGCCACGACGGCCGAGGACATCGCGCACCGGGCGGGCGTGGCGCTGCGGACCTTCTACCGGTACTTCCGCTCCAAGCAGGACGCGGTGGGGCCCCTGCTGTCCGGCGGCGCGGAGCGCTGGCGCGCCCTGCTGGAGGCCGCCGAGCCCGGGGCGCCGCTGCTCGGCGTACTGGAACAGGCCGTCACCGACGCGCTGGCCGCCCCGGACGACCGGGCCGCCGAACAGCTGATCGGGACGCGCGGCCTGCTGCGCGCGGCGGCGAGCGACCCCGCCCTGCGCGCCGTCTGGTACCGGGTCAATCAGGACTCGGAGGAGCGGCTCCTGCCGGTGCTGACCCGGCTGGCGGGGCCGGACGCGGACGAGCTGGAGGTACGGCTCGCCGCCGCAGCCGCCACGGACGCGGTGCGGGTGGCCCTGGAGTCCTGGGCGAAGACGGAGGCACCGGCCGCCGGACCGGGCTCCCCGGCCGAGCTCGCCGTCCGCTGCCTGCACGAACTCATGGGCGGCATGCGGTTGTTCAGGCCGTGA
- a CDS encoding GNAT family N-acetyltransferase, producing MPELRTHPVRHAALADNESLGELDRATWSTLHAVQPRPLPPYEPFFDEGHRPGDFLVAEAGNAEGEVVIAGYIRLVPPTPLVCNAHVRQIQGLAVADWARGRGVARALLRASFAEARRQGANRITLRVLGHNTPARALYAAEGFAVEGVLPGEFFLNGRYVDDVLMGRSLTA from the coding sequence ATGCCCGAACTGCGTACCCATCCCGTCCGTCATGCCGCCCTCGCCGACAACGAGTCGCTGGGTGAACTCGACCGGGCCACCTGGTCGACCCTGCACGCGGTCCAGCCGCGGCCCCTGCCCCCGTACGAACCCTTCTTCGACGAGGGCCACCGGCCAGGGGACTTCCTCGTGGCGGAGGCCGGGAACGCCGAGGGCGAGGTCGTGATCGCCGGATACATCCGGCTGGTGCCGCCCACCCCGCTCGTCTGCAACGCACACGTGCGCCAGATACAGGGCCTCGCCGTGGCCGACTGGGCGCGCGGTCGCGGCGTCGCGCGGGCCCTCCTGCGGGCCTCGTTCGCCGAGGCGAGGCGCCAGGGCGCGAACCGCATCACGCTGCGCGTCCTCGGGCACAACACCCCCGCCCGCGCGCTCTACGCGGCGGAGGGCTTCGCCGTCGAGGGCGTGCTCCCCGGCGAGTTCTTCCTGAACGGGCGGTACGTGGACGACGTTCTGATGGGCCGTTCGCTCACGGCCTGA